In Engraulis encrasicolus isolate BLACKSEA-1 chromosome 24, IST_EnEncr_1.0, whole genome shotgun sequence, a single genomic region encodes these proteins:
- the wu:fj16a03 gene encoding uncharacterized protein wu:fj16a03, with protein sequence MKAFFILLLLLPLCLGDYEIRCKGEDFLMVRNMDLTCRGKTKQACYTRRTGEKGCVRLEYCSKPGWTCCHEDNCNA encoded by the exons ATGAAGGCCTTCTTcatcctgctgctgctactgcccctGTGCTTGG gtgacTATGAGATACGCTGCAAAGGGGAGGACTTCCTGATGGTGAGGAATATGGATCTCACTTGTCGAGGAAAGACCAAACAGGCATGCTACACCAGGA GGACTGGTGAAAAGGGATGCGTCAGATTGGAGTACTGCTCGAAACCAGGCTGGACATGCTGTCACGAGGACAACTGTAATGCATAA
- the LOC134441744 gene encoding nuclear factor 7, ovary-like codes for MQSRKCAKELLHKTRSESSLCSCVVVASPGTYLCLSLLVIFLSSSQMAFSPLSFEDDLQCPVCCEVFSDPVVLDCSHSFCRFCLDAYWKDQRSNPCPVCRRKFPGRTPPANLALRNIVEVFKKQQESAGLKQRATGGERKSKEAGQRRRAKEEGEQEEQEGGYCSLHGERLVLYCAVERETICVVCQTGRKHKGHPVSPVEEAAPALREEVRAPLTPLRAKLQVFSEVQQECEKTAEYIEVKCTYNNHKESLTQKLSEPDPTLVTGALINVASHLGNLKYKVWEKMKEKCEFCPVILDPNTASPSLLISHDLTSVQNMGQSSTKVPANPERCHQSDCVLGAEPLGPGGTHIWEVEVGGRETWDIGVVRESWARKESKQQQLCPSNGYWALALRDGGRYTACTQLNPEISVSRKPSQVRVILDYEQGELSFYNATTMTLIYTFKEDSFTERLLPFFAPGSKAIKVASATAMVTIEP; via the exons ATGCAAAGCAGGAAGTGTGCTAAAGAGCTGTTGCACAAGACGAGAAGTGAAAGCAGTCTGTGCAGCTGTGTGGTGGTGGCTTCCCCTGGCAcctatctctgtctttcactcctcgTCATTTTTTTATCAAGCTCACAAATGGCTTTTAGTCCACTGTCTTTTGAGGATGACCTGCAGTGTCCTGTATGCTGTGAGGTCTTCAGCGACCCGGTGGTTCTGGACTGCAGCCACAGCTTCTGCCGGTTCTGCTTGGATGCCTACTGGAAGGACCAGCGCAGCAACCCCTGTCCGGTTTGCCGACGCAAGTTCCCTGGGAGAACCCCTCCCGCAAACCTGGCCCTCAGGAACATCGTGGAGGTCTTCAAGAAGCAGCAGGAGAGTGCAGGCCTCAAACAGAGGGCgacaggaggagaaagaaagagcaaagaaGCAGGACAAAGAAGGAGAGCGAAAGAAGAAGGGGAACAGGAGGAACAAGAAGGTGGATACTGTAGCCTGCATGGCGAGAGGctggtgctgtactgtgctgtggagCGAGAGACCATCTGCGTGGTTTGTCAGACGGGCAGAAAACACAAGGGGCACCCAGTGAGCCCGGTGGAGGAGGCAGCTCCAGCCCTGAGG GAGGAAGTCAGAGCGCCTCTTACTCCACTTCGTGCTAAACTGCAGGTATTCAGCGAGGTGCAGCAGGAGTGTGAGAAGACTGCTGAGTACATAGAGGTGAAGTGT ACCTACAACAACCACAAAGAAAG cctTACACAGAAATTGTCAGAGCCCGATCCGACTCTGGTGACAGGTGCTTTGATCAACGTGGCATCTCACCTGGGCAACCTCAAGTATAAAGTGTGGGAGAAGATGAAGGAAAAATGTGAATTCT GTCCTGTAATCCTTGACCCAAACACAGCCAGCCCAAGCCTTCTGATCTCCCATGACCTGACCAGCGTCCAGAATATGGGTCAGTCGTCGACGAAGGTCCCCGCAAACCCAGAGCGGTGTCACCAGAGCGACTGTGTCCTGGGGGCAGAACCTCTGGGTCCAGGTGGTACACACATCTGGGAGGTGGAGGTTGGAGGCAGAGAGACGTGGGACATTGGGGTGGTGCGAGAGTCCTGGGCCAGGAAGGAGTCAAAACAGCAACAGCTGTGCCCCTCTAATGGCTACTGGGCGCTAGCGCTCCGTGATGGCGGCAGGTACACGGCCTGCACCCAGCTTAACCCGGAGATCAGCGTTAGCAGGAAGCCCAGTCAAGTGCGAGTCATACTGGACTACGAGCAGGGAGAGCTATCCTTCTACAACGCAACCACCATGACCCTCATATACACGTTCAAGGAGGACAGCTTCACTGAGAGACTGTTGCCATTCTTTGCTCCGGGTTCGAAAGCAATTAAGGTCGCCTCTGCAACCGCTATGGTGACAATAGAGCCGTGA
- the LOC134441403 gene encoding nuclear factor 7, ovary-like: MDPKAPALLEEELTCPICTDFFHDPVGLGCQHNFCRSCLTKAWEQQKDSDLSCPTCRRKRSRDLVPNMTLRNIVEAFLLEKATKEGRVGGQVCAKHHRKLRYFCKERSQVLCGVCVEKGQHGLHTYQTIVEATDQLKTDLVSVMEELQTRLGSLEEMRGVSEHVAQHIKTQGHNTEGQIRREFAQLRQFLKEEEEARLAAVRLEEQQKTVPLMENLQRLSRQISSLNQEMENVRSVTGTEDITFLQMYKDQKESALQRLKEPVPKQISGSLIDVARHLFNLKLSVWEKMQKMVQYTPVCLDENTAHPDLLISGSLSEVRDGQASHPLPDNPERFDSTLGVLGSPGFLTGTHTWQVEVGCQSSWVLGVAREGVARKGVVNVNPEAGLWAVGLSNGKDYSAGTATVGTTLSLKRHPERVVITLDCDNHCLSFYDAEGMSPIHTFKDVDKEGMLYPYFSPCLNTDGENLGMLRICPGIVTVSCTSNPI; encoded by the exons ATGGATCCAAAAGCCCCTGCTCTATTAGAAGAGGAACTAACCTGTCCCATCTGCACAGACTTCTTCCACGATCCGGTAGGCCTGGGATGCCAGCACAACTTCTGCCGTTCTTGTCTGACGAAGGCATGGGAACAGCAAAAGGATTCAGACCTCTCCTGCCCTACATGCCGGAGGAAGAGATCCCGAGACTTGGTTCCCAATATGACCCTGAGGAATATTGTGGAGGCGTTCTTGCTGGAGAAGGCAACCAAGGAAGGCAGGGTAGGAGGACAGGTCTGCGCCAAACACCACAGGAAACTGCGGTATTTCTGCAAGGAGAGAAGTCAGGtactgtgtggcgtgtgtgtggagaaggggcAGCATGGCCTACACACGTACCAGACCATCGTGGAGGCCACCGACCAGCTGAAG ACTGATCTAGTTTCAGTGATGGAGGAACTGCAGACAAGGCTTGGCAGcctggaggagatgagaggtgtgagtgaacacGTTGCTCAGCACATCAAG ACCCAGGGCCACAACACAGAGGGCCAGATCAGGAGAGAGTTTGCCCAGCTCCGCCAGTTtctaaaggaggaggaggaggcccggCTTGCTGCTGTGCGGCTGGAAGAACAGCAGAAGACCGTGCCCTTGATGGAGAACCTCCAGCGCCTCTCCAGACAAATCAGCTCCCTGAACCAGGAAATGGAGAACGTCAGGAGTGTAACTGGGACAGAGGACATCACTTTCCTCCAG ATGTACAAAGACCAAAAGGAAAG TGCTCTGCAGAGGCTAAAGGAGCCAGTGCCCAAGCAGATATCAGGAAGCCTGATTGACGTAGCCCGGCATCTCTTCAACCTCAAGCTCAGTGTCTGGGAGAAAATGCAGAAGATGGTTCAGTACA CCCCCGTGTGCCTCGACGAGAATACAGCTCACCCAGACCTGCTAATCTCGGGCTCCTTGTCGGAGGTGAGAGACGGCCAGGCCTCCCATCCTTTGCCAGACAACCCTGAGCGCTTCGACAGCACCCTGGGGGTCCTGGGCTCTCCCGGTTTCCTGACGGGCACCCACACCTGGCAGGTGGAGGTGGGCTGTCAAAGCTCCTGGGTCCTGGGCGTGGCGCGAGAAGGCGTAGCCAGAAAAGGCGTGGTGAACGTGAACCCAGAGGCCGGGCTGTGGGCAGTGGGGTTGTCTAATGGCAAGGATTACAGTGCCGGCACAGCCACAGTGGGTACCACACTCTCTCTGAAGCGACACCCAGAGAGGGTGGTCATTACGCTGGACTGTGACAACCATTGTCTGTCCTTCTATGATGCGGAGGGCATGTCCCCTATCCACACCTTCAAGGATGTGGACAAAGAAGGCATGCTTTACCCTTACTTCTCCCCCTGTTTGAATACGGATGGGGAGAATCTGGGAATGCTTAGGATTTGCCCTGGAATTGTGACTGTGTCATGCACCTCAAACCCAATTTAA